A genome region from Actinopolymorpha sp. NPDC004070 includes the following:
- a CDS encoding Rid family detoxifying hydrolase: MAKEAIRTDQAPNPAGAYSQGVVANGFLYTAGFGPADPKTGKLVEGGVAEQTAQVMRNVAAVLAERGLTFADVVKATVHLADLADFADFNRVYESFLEEPYPVRTTVGSQLNNILVEIDVVAALRS, encoded by the coding sequence ATGGCCAAGGAAGCGATCCGGACCGACCAGGCACCCAACCCGGCCGGTGCCTACTCCCAGGGAGTCGTGGCCAACGGTTTTCTCTACACCGCGGGCTTCGGCCCGGCCGACCCGAAGACCGGCAAGCTCGTGGAGGGCGGTGTCGCCGAGCAGACCGCCCAGGTGATGCGCAACGTCGCCGCGGTGCTCGCCGAGCGAGGGCTCACCTTCGCCGACGTGGTGAAGGCGACCGTGCATCTCGCCGACCTGGCCGACTTCGCGGACTTCAACCGGGTGTACGAGTCGTTCCTCGAGGAGCCCTACCCCGTGCGCACCACGGTGGGGTCCCAGCTGAACAACATCCTGGTGGAGATCGACGTCGTGGCCGCACTGCGGTCCTGA
- a CDS encoding SAM-dependent methyltransferase, whose translation MDLEVFRALRGPAGRALLAEAQTAYDERAAISLATRLRRDHPADLVAAALTQAALRRRARAKFGADADRMFFTRDGLEQATTSGVAAYRAERIAAVLGGEGSSAGGLAGGSTSPAEAARVADLCCGIGGDLLALARAGLAVTGFDRDPLTAEIARANLAEVANLADVVNLADPAGTSGPARAQVEVVDVTGVDRSPYAGVVADPARRSGRGRVFDPADYSPPWSFVTDLLTGTACVKTAPIIPHALVPADVEAEWISEGREVKEAALWSGALRSRAETSGAPVRRRATVLPAAACLTDADDPGEAPVSEPLGFVYEPDGAVIRAGLVTAVAPLVDGSLLHPKIAYLTSDRWVPTPFATAYRVEEVLPYDVKVLKRALRTRDVGALTVKKRGVDVDPDVLRKRLAPRGSTAATLLVTRTAGGSVALLVTPLVSPPVAPPAS comes from the coding sequence ATGGACCTCGAGGTGTTCCGGGCGCTGCGCGGACCCGCCGGCCGGGCCCTGCTCGCCGAGGCCCAGACGGCCTACGACGAGCGCGCCGCGATCAGCCTCGCCACCCGGCTGCGCCGCGACCACCCCGCCGACCTGGTGGCCGCCGCACTCACCCAGGCGGCCCTGCGCCGCCGGGCCCGGGCCAAGTTCGGTGCCGACGCGGACCGGATGTTCTTCACCCGCGACGGACTGGAGCAGGCGACCACCTCCGGGGTGGCGGCGTACCGCGCCGAGCGGATCGCGGCCGTCCTCGGGGGCGAAGGCAGCTCCGCGGGCGGCTTGGCGGGCGGCTCCACGAGCCCGGCGGAAGCCGCGCGGGTGGCCGACCTGTGCTGCGGCATCGGCGGGGACCTGCTGGCGCTGGCCCGGGCCGGCCTGGCCGTGACCGGGTTCGACCGGGACCCGCTGACCGCTGAGATCGCCCGAGCCAACCTGGCCGAAGTGGCCAACCTGGCCGACGTGGTCAACCTGGCCGACCCGGCCGGCACGTCCGGTCCGGCACGTGCCCAGGTGGAGGTGGTCGACGTCACCGGCGTGGACCGTTCGCCCTACGCCGGGGTGGTGGCCGATCCGGCCAGGCGTTCGGGCCGGGGCAGGGTCTTCGATCCGGCCGACTATTCCCCGCCCTGGTCCTTCGTGACCGACCTGCTCACCGGCACCGCCTGCGTCAAGACGGCGCCGATCATCCCGCACGCCCTGGTTCCGGCCGACGTGGAGGCGGAGTGGATCAGCGAGGGCCGGGAGGTGAAGGAGGCGGCGCTGTGGTCCGGTGCCCTCCGGTCGCGCGCCGAGACGTCCGGCGCACCCGTACGCCGGCGCGCCACCGTGCTGCCGGCGGCGGCCTGCCTCACCGACGCGGACGACCCGGGCGAGGCACCGGTCAGCGAGCCGCTCGGCTTTGTCTACGAACCCGACGGCGCGGTGATCCGCGCCGGGCTGGTGACCGCGGTGGCGCCGCTGGTCGACGGCTCGCTGCTGCACCCGAAGATCGCCTACCTCACCTCCGACCGGTGGGTGCCGACGCCGTTCGCCACCGCGTACCGCGTCGAGGAGGTTCTGCCCTACGACGTGAAGGTGCTCAAACGCGCCCTGCGCACTCGCGACGTCGGTGCGCTGACCGTGAAGAAGCGCGGCGTGGACGTCGACCCCGACGTGCTCCGCAAGCGCCTCGCCCCGCGCGGCTCGACCGCGGCGACGCTGCTGGTGACCAGGACGGCCGGCGGCAGCGTCGCCCTTCTGGTGACGCCGCTGGTGAGCCCGCCGGTGGCGCCGCCGGCCTCGTGA
- the groES gene encoding co-chaperone GroES: MSVSIKPLEDRIVIKTLDAEETTASGLVIPDTAKEKPQEGEVVAVGPGRIDDNGNRVPLDVAVGDKVIFSKYGGTEVKYSGEEFLILSARDVLAVVEK; this comes from the coding sequence GTGTCGGTCTCCATCAAGCCGCTCGAGGACCGCATCGTCATCAAGACCCTCGACGCCGAAGAGACAACCGCGTCGGGTCTGGTGATTCCCGATACCGCGAAGGAGAAGCCCCAGGAGGGCGAAGTCGTCGCGGTCGGTCCAGGTCGCATCGACGACAACGGCAACCGGGTCCCGCTCGACGTCGCTGTCGGCGACAAGGTGATCTTCAGCAAGTACGGCGGCACCGAGGTGAAGTACAGCGGCGAGGAGTTCCTCATCCTCTCCGCGCGCGACGTCCTCGCCGTCGTCGAGAAGTAG
- the groL gene encoding chaperonin GroEL (60 kDa chaperone family; promotes refolding of misfolded polypeptides especially under stressful conditions; forms two stacked rings of heptamers to form a barrel-shaped 14mer; ends can be capped by GroES; misfolded proteins enter the barrel where they are refolded when GroES binds), translating to MPKILEFDENARRALERGVDALANTVKVTLGPKGRNVVIDKKWGAPTITNDGVTVAREVELEDPFENLGAQLVKEVATKTNDIAGDGTTTATVLAQAMVHVGLRAVAAGANPMVLKKGIDRAVETINTFLLDEAKSVDTREEMAHVATISAQDAQIGQLIAESFDKVGKDGVITVEESNTLGTELELTEGMQFDKGFISPNFVTDAERQEAVLDDAYILIHQGKISSMADLLPLLEKVVQAGKPLVIIAEDVEGEALATLVVNKIRGIFNSVAVKAPGFGDRRKAMLEDLAALTGGQVVAPEIGLKLDQVGLEVLGTARRVTVTKDDTTVIDGGGSAEDVAARVSQIRAEIENTDSDWDREKLQERLAKLAGGVCVIKVGAATEVELKEKKHRIEDAVSATRAAIEEGIVTGGGAALVHAATALDNLSELTGDEKIGVELVRQSVREPLRWIAENAGAQGYVVVEKVRENGPGKGYNAATGQYGDLIGQGVIDPVKVTRSALANAASIAAMLLTTETLVVDKPEEAEEAAGQGHGHGHGH from the coding sequence ATGCCGAAGATCCTGGAGTTCGACGAGAACGCACGGCGCGCCCTCGAGCGTGGCGTCGACGCCCTCGCGAACACCGTGAAGGTGACGCTGGGCCCCAAGGGCCGCAACGTCGTCATCGACAAGAAGTGGGGCGCTCCCACCATCACCAACGATGGTGTGACGGTCGCCCGTGAGGTGGAGCTCGAGGACCCGTTCGAGAACCTCGGCGCCCAGCTCGTCAAGGAAGTCGCCACCAAGACCAACGACATCGCCGGTGACGGCACCACCACCGCGACGGTGCTCGCCCAGGCGATGGTGCACGTCGGGCTGCGGGCGGTCGCCGCCGGCGCCAACCCGATGGTGCTGAAGAAGGGCATCGACCGCGCGGTCGAGACGATCAACACGTTCCTCCTGGACGAGGCCAAGTCGGTCGACACCCGGGAGGAGATGGCCCACGTGGCCACCATCTCCGCGCAGGACGCGCAGATCGGCCAGCTGATCGCCGAGTCCTTCGACAAGGTGGGCAAGGACGGTGTGATCACCGTCGAGGAGTCCAACACCCTGGGCACCGAGCTCGAGCTCACCGAGGGCATGCAGTTCGACAAGGGCTTCATCTCGCCGAACTTCGTGACCGACGCCGAGCGCCAGGAAGCCGTCCTGGACGACGCGTACATCCTGATCCACCAGGGCAAGATCTCCTCGATGGCCGACCTGCTCCCGCTGCTGGAGAAGGTCGTCCAGGCGGGCAAGCCGCTGGTGATCATCGCCGAGGACGTCGAGGGCGAGGCCCTGGCCACCCTCGTGGTCAACAAGATCCGCGGCATCTTCAACTCGGTGGCCGTCAAGGCTCCGGGGTTCGGTGACCGCCGCAAGGCCATGCTCGAGGATCTCGCCGCTCTCACCGGTGGCCAGGTCGTCGCGCCCGAGATCGGGCTCAAGCTCGACCAGGTCGGCCTCGAGGTGCTCGGCACCGCCCGCCGGGTCACGGTGACCAAGGACGACACGACGGTCATCGACGGCGGCGGCTCCGCCGAGGACGTGGCCGCCCGCGTCTCCCAGATCAGGGCCGAGATCGAGAACACCGACTCCGACTGGGACCGCGAGAAGCTGCAGGAGCGGCTCGCGAAGCTGGCCGGCGGCGTGTGCGTGATCAAGGTCGGCGCGGCCACCGAGGTCGAGCTCAAGGAGAAGAAGCACCGCATCGAGGACGCCGTGTCGGCGACCCGGGCAGCGATCGAGGAGGGCATCGTCACCGGCGGTGGCGCCGCCCTCGTGCACGCCGCGACGGCGCTCGACAACCTGTCCGAGCTGACCGGTGACGAGAAGATCGGTGTGGAACTCGTACGCCAGTCCGTCCGTGAGCCGCTGCGCTGGATCGCCGAGAACGCCGGCGCCCAGGGCTACGTCGTCGTGGAGAAGGTCCGCGAGAACGGCCCCGGCAAGGGCTACAACGCCGCTACCGGCCAGTACGGTGACCTGATCGGCCAGGGCGTCATCGACCCGGTGAAGGTGACCCGGTCGGCGCTCGCCAACGCGGCGTCCATCGCGGCGATGCTGCTCACCACCGAGACGCTCGTCGTCGACAAGCCGGAGGAGGCCGAGGAGGCCGCCGGACAGGGCCACGGCCACGGCCACGGTCACTGA
- a CDS encoding MFS transporter: MSTQVTLRSLGVRVYLPSLLYGVGQGAIAPIVALSARDLGASVGSASLVVAAAGVGQLVGDLPAGALAGRIGERRAMLAASALVVGALGACMLASTEWLLALGIFCTGLAGAVWGLARQAYLAEVVPFHLRARAMSTLGGVQRIGMFAGPFLGALAVRVWGTDGAYGLHAATAVLAGLLLLALPEPAHEGRAAQPGGPVRTIDVARSHASVLRTLGMGALLVGAVRASRQVVIPLWADSIGLDAASTSLIFGIAGSVDMLLFYPAGRVMDRRGRAFVAVPSMVILGLAHLLLPMTHHAVTLAGVAVLMGFGNGIGSGIIMTLGADVSPPVGRTAFLGAWRLCADAGNSAGPLVIGAVSASVALGPAVLLMGGVGLVGAVLMGRWIPRHPPAAPPVPQSP, encoded by the coding sequence ATGTCCACCCAGGTCACCCTCAGGTCCCTCGGTGTGCGGGTGTACCTGCCGTCCCTGCTCTACGGCGTGGGGCAGGGCGCCATCGCGCCGATCGTGGCGCTGTCCGCCCGCGACCTCGGAGCCTCCGTCGGCTCCGCCAGCCTGGTCGTGGCCGCCGCCGGCGTCGGCCAGCTCGTCGGGGACCTGCCGGCGGGAGCGCTGGCCGGGCGGATCGGCGAACGCCGGGCGATGCTGGCCGCGTCCGCTCTGGTGGTCGGCGCGCTCGGCGCCTGCATGCTGGCCTCCACCGAGTGGCTGCTCGCGCTGGGCATCTTCTGCACCGGTCTCGCCGGAGCGGTGTGGGGCCTCGCCCGGCAGGCGTACCTCGCGGAGGTGGTGCCGTTCCACCTGAGGGCCCGGGCCATGTCCACCCTCGGCGGGGTGCAGCGGATCGGCATGTTCGCCGGGCCGTTCCTCGGCGCGCTCGCGGTCCGGGTGTGGGGGACCGACGGGGCGTACGGACTGCACGCCGCCACCGCGGTGCTCGCCGGGCTTCTCCTGCTGGCCCTGCCCGAGCCCGCCCACGAGGGCAGAGCCGCGCAGCCCGGCGGCCCGGTCCGCACCATCGACGTGGCCCGCAGCCACGCGAGCGTTCTGCGCACCCTCGGCATGGGCGCCCTGCTGGTGGGTGCGGTCCGGGCGTCGCGTCAGGTGGTGATCCCGCTGTGGGCGGACTCCATCGGCCTGGACGCCGCGTCCACCAGCCTGATCTTCGGGATCGCCGGCTCGGTGGACATGCTGTTGTTCTATCCGGCCGGGCGGGTGATGGACCGCAGGGGCAGGGCGTTCGTGGCGGTGCCCTCGATGGTGATTCTCGGACTCGCCCACCTGCTGCTGCCGATGACCCACCACGCGGTGACGCTGGCCGGGGTCGCCGTGTTGATGGGGTTCGGGAACGGCATCGGCAGCGGCATCATCATGACCCTCGGCGCCGACGTGTCCCCGCCGGTCGGGCGGACGGCGTTCCTCGGCGCCTGGCGGCTGTGCGCGGACGCCGGCAACAGCGCGGGCCCACTGGTGATCGGCGCGGTGAGCGCCTCGGTGGCGCTCGGCCCGGCCGTGCTCCTGATGGGCGGGGTGGGCCTGGTCGGCGCGGTCCTGATGGGCCGGTGGATCCCACGGCACCCGCCCGCGGCTCCACCGGTGCCGCAGAGCCCGTGA
- the guaB gene encoding IMP dehydrogenase: MNLDPRAEDGDVTGPFSTLGLTYDDVLLLPGESDVIPNEIDTTSRISRRISVRIPLLSSPMDTVTEARMAIAMARQGGIGVLHRNFSVEDQAQQVDLVKRSEAGMVAQPITIGPDATIGEADAICGQYRISGVPVVGRDQELLGIVTNRDMRFESDHSRLVRDIMTPMPLVTGVVGISADEAMGLLHKHKIEKLPLVDKAGRLQGLITLKDFVKRDQFPHATKDDTGRLRVAAAVGFFGDGWKRAMTLVEAGVDLLIVDTAHGHTSGVLDMIRQLKADPAAAHVDVIGGNVATRAGAQAIVDAGADGVRVGVGPGSICTTRVVAGVGAPQVTAIYEAARAAKQAGVPVIGDGGLQYSGDIAKALVAGAESVMLGSLLAGCEESPGDLVFINGKQYKTYRGMGSLAAMSSRGKNRSYSKDRYFQGDVPSDDQLVPEGIEGQVPYRGQLRAVAHQLIGGLRQSMFYVGARTVPELQERGKFVRITPAGLKESHPHDIRMTVEAPNYWGR, from the coding sequence ATGAATCTTGATCCCCGGGCAGAAGACGGCGACGTCACCGGCCCCTTCTCCACCCTCGGCCTGACCTACGACGACGTCCTGCTGCTGCCAGGCGAGTCCGACGTCATTCCCAACGAAATCGACACCACCAGTCGGATCTCCCGCCGGATCAGTGTGCGGATCCCGTTGCTGTCCAGTCCGATGGACACCGTGACCGAGGCCCGGATGGCGATCGCCATGGCGCGCCAGGGCGGCATCGGCGTACTCCACCGCAACTTCTCCGTCGAGGACCAGGCCCAGCAGGTCGACCTGGTCAAGCGTTCCGAGGCCGGCATGGTCGCCCAGCCGATCACCATCGGCCCGGACGCCACCATCGGCGAGGCGGACGCCATCTGCGGGCAGTACCGCATCTCCGGTGTGCCCGTCGTCGGGCGCGACCAGGAGCTGCTCGGCATCGTCACCAACCGCGACATGCGGTTCGAGAGCGACCACTCCCGCCTGGTCCGCGACATCATGACGCCGATGCCGCTGGTCACCGGCGTGGTCGGCATCTCCGCTGACGAGGCGATGGGCCTGCTGCACAAGCACAAGATCGAGAAGCTGCCGCTGGTCGACAAGGCCGGGCGGCTGCAGGGCCTGATCACCCTGAAGGACTTCGTCAAGCGCGACCAGTTCCCGCACGCCACCAAGGACGACACCGGCCGGCTGCGGGTGGCCGCGGCGGTCGGCTTCTTCGGCGACGGCTGGAAGCGGGCGATGACCCTGGTCGAGGCCGGCGTCGACCTGCTGATCGTGGACACCGCGCACGGCCACACCTCCGGCGTGCTCGACATGATCCGTCAGCTCAAGGCCGATCCGGCCGCGGCGCACGTGGACGTGATCGGCGGCAACGTCGCCACCCGGGCGGGCGCGCAGGCGATCGTCGACGCCGGCGCGGACGGTGTGCGGGTGGGCGTCGGGCCGGGCTCGATCTGTACGACCCGGGTGGTGGCCGGGGTCGGTGCGCCGCAGGTCACCGCGATCTACGAGGCAGCCCGTGCCGCCAAGCAGGCCGGCGTACCCGTGATCGGCGACGGCGGGCTGCAGTACTCCGGCGACATCGCCAAGGCGCTGGTCGCCGGTGCGGAGTCGGTGATGCTCGGCTCGCTGCTCGCCGGCTGCGAGGAGAGCCCGGGCGACCTGGTGTTCATCAACGGCAAGCAGTACAAGACCTACCGCGGCATGGGCTCGTTGGCCGCGATGAGCTCCCGGGGCAAGAACCGCTCCTACTCCAAGGACCGCTACTTCCAGGGCGACGTCCCCTCCGACGACCAGCTCGTCCCCGAGGGCATCGAGGGGCAGGTGCCCTACCGCGGGCAGCTCCGGGCCGTCGCGCACCAGCTGATCGGCGGGCTGCGGCAGTCGATGTTCTACGTCGGTGCACGGACGGTGCCCGAGCTGCAGGAGCGGGGGAAGTTCGTGCGGATCACTCCCGCCGGGCTGAAGGAGAGCCACCCGCACGACATCCGGATGACGGTCGAGGCGCCCAACTACTGGGGCCGCTGA
- a CDS encoding GuaB3 family IMP dehydrogenase-related protein: MTEIEIGRGKRGRRAYSFDDIAIVPSRRTRDFEEVSTAWQIDAYRFEMPVIAAPMDSVASPSTVIELGRRGGLGVLNLEGLWTRYEDPEPLLAEIAELDPDAATARMQQIYDEPIKPDLITARLAEIRAAGVTVAGALSPPRTKQLWKTVVDAGVDIFVIRGTTVSAEHVSSQIEPLNLKQFIYELDVPVVVGGCATYQAALHLMRTGAAGVLVGFGGGAAHTTRSVLGVAVPMASAVADVAAARRDYLDESGGRYVHVIADGSVGRSGDLAKAVACGADAVMLGSPLARAKEAPGHGFHWGLEAHHGELPRGARVEVGTIGTLEEILFGPSRRSDGTMNLVGALRRAMATTGYTDLKEFQRIEVVVQ; encoded by the coding sequence GTGACCGAGATCGAGATCGGCCGTGGCAAGCGCGGTCGCCGGGCGTACTCCTTCGACGACATCGCGATCGTGCCCAGCCGGCGCACCCGCGACTTTGAGGAGGTGTCGACCGCCTGGCAGATCGACGCCTACCGCTTCGAGATGCCGGTGATCGCCGCGCCGATGGACTCGGTGGCCTCACCGAGCACGGTGATCGAGCTCGGCCGCCGCGGCGGGCTCGGCGTCCTCAACCTCGAGGGCCTGTGGACCCGCTACGAGGACCCCGAGCCGCTGCTCGCCGAGATCGCCGAGCTGGACCCCGACGCCGCCACGGCGCGGATGCAGCAGATCTACGACGAGCCGATCAAGCCGGACCTGATCACCGCCCGGCTGGCCGAGATCCGCGCCGCCGGTGTCACCGTGGCCGGTGCTCTGTCGCCGCCGCGGACCAAGCAGCTGTGGAAGACCGTGGTCGACGCCGGCGTGGACATTTTCGTGATCCGCGGTACGACCGTCTCCGCCGAACACGTCTCCTCCCAGATCGAGCCGCTCAACCTCAAGCAGTTCATCTACGAGCTGGACGTGCCCGTCGTGGTCGGCGGGTGCGCGACGTACCAGGCGGCGCTGCACCTGATGCGGACCGGCGCGGCCGGCGTCCTGGTCGGCTTCGGCGGCGGTGCCGCACACACCACCCGCAGCGTCCTCGGCGTCGCCGTACCCATGGCGTCGGCGGTGGCCGACGTCGCGGCTGCACGTCGCGACTACCTGGACGAGTCCGGCGGCCGCTACGTCCACGTGATCGCCGACGGTTCGGTCGGCCGGTCCGGTGACCTCGCCAAGGCGGTCGCCTGCGGGGCGGACGCGGTGATGCTCGGCTCGCCGCTGGCCCGAGCGAAGGAGGCGCCCGGGCACGGGTTCCACTGGGGTCTGGAGGCCCACCACGGCGAACTGCCGCGCGGAGCCCGCGTCGAGGTGGGCACGATCGGCACGTTGGAGGAGATCCTCTTCGGGCCGTCCCGGCGTTCCGACGGCACCATGAACCTCGTCGGCGCGCTGCGCCGGGCGATGGCGACCACGGGTTACACCGACCTCAAGGAGTTCCAGCGCATCGAGGTCGTCGTCCAGTAA